Proteins from a single region of Parasedimentitalea psychrophila:
- a CDS encoding BamA/TamA family outer membrane protein: protein MTDQISRPFLSDAFGYKRLTLSQSCLSRAVALVLLCCTAPQAVQAVGPDDVHRQMDHVQTAGAESNFGFSNGSVIVAPVPFSNPTIGSGLALGAGYLFKTDPGSNTSVIGLGAMRSDNGSQAVGLMTNLAFNNNRWLVSIFAGKADVRYDLYTPLGPFPVHQDGDLARFNLAYGVTEELSFGGVMRYLNTSISGDRPGLPSLPPSYEPDLNLEIITAGFSADWDRRDNSDYPTDGSRLTAEATRSFLIDSVRASYDKADVTYDAYHPLGADKSLAFRGVLCAATDETPFFDQCSIGATDNMRGFNSTQFLDLRSTSLQAEYRHRFGPRWGAVVFGGIGWTGADLSSLGDNGSHSAVGLGARYRVSKKFPVDFSVDLSHSNLGDDQIYIYVGQRF, encoded by the coding sequence ATGACTGATCAAATTTCCCGGCCATTCCTGTCAGACGCGTTCGGATACAAGCGTCTGACACTTTCACAAAGCTGCCTGTCGCGGGCGGTTGCCTTGGTGCTTTTGTGTTGCACGGCGCCGCAGGCGGTGCAGGCTGTTGGCCCCGACGACGTTCACCGACAGATGGATCACGTTCAAACCGCCGGGGCAGAGTCCAACTTCGGATTTAGCAACGGGTCAGTGATTGTGGCGCCGGTTCCGTTTTCCAATCCAACAATCGGGTCCGGGCTGGCCCTTGGTGCCGGCTATCTGTTCAAAACCGATCCCGGCTCCAATACCTCGGTGATCGGACTGGGGGCCATGCGGTCAGACAATGGCAGCCAGGCCGTTGGCCTGATGACCAATCTGGCCTTTAATAACAACCGCTGGCTGGTGAGCATTTTCGCAGGCAAGGCTGATGTCCGATATGATCTGTACACGCCGCTTGGCCCGTTTCCAGTGCATCAGGATGGTGATCTAGCACGTTTTAATCTGGCCTATGGTGTCACCGAGGAACTCTCGTTCGGCGGTGTCATGCGATACCTGAACACCTCCATTTCTGGCGACAGACCCGGCCTTCCGTCGCTGCCCCCCAGCTATGAGCCTGATCTAAACCTGGAAATCATCACCGCCGGCTTCAGCGCCGACTGGGATCGCCGTGATAACAGTGATTACCCAACAGATGGCTCCCGCCTGACAGCCGAGGCCACCCGCAGCTTTTTAATTGATAGTGTCAGAGCCAGCTATGATAAGGCCGATGTCACCTATGATGCCTACCACCCTCTGGGGGCGGACAAGAGCTTGGCTTTTCGCGGGGTGCTCTGCGCGGCAACGGATGAAACTCCGTTTTTTGACCAATGCTCGATCGGTGCCACCGATAATATGCGCGGGTTCAACTCCACCCAGTTTCTCGATCTGCGCTCCACATCTCTGCAGGCAGAATACCGGCATAGATTTGGGCCGCGATGGGGTGCTGTTGTGTTTGGCGGCATTGGCTGGACCGGCGCAGACCTCAGCTCGCTTGGCGACAACGGCAGCCACAGCGCCGTCGGGCTGGGCGCCAGGTATCGTGTCTCCAAGAAGTTCCCGGTCGATTTTTCGGTTGACCTCAGCCATAGTAATCTGGGCGATGATCAGATCTATATCTATGTTGGGCAGCGGTTCTGA
- a CDS encoding coiled-coil domain-containing protein, which produces MRQIEELQGRIAAAMDRIGTGLGALEAAQNAALGAAAQDDLTQALDDERLANAQLQERLKTLKAQLADVAPSADTSGDLESLQAEVELLRNEVGNTAEKDALKAENQRLTADLEAAGNTAAVMAESKAALDAEVAERNADITALQARIAEAEGAASEDEDSADADSADGGSAELRAEIEDLKAQLQTAQGELAAAQPAAALADGDVGSDHSEELDRQNDMLVRLDTELQQLRHANESLRSANTALREANAAGVGDADLINTAMEAEIAGLRAAQASDQAQVNVVLAKLEPLLAHARNLPEGEEV; this is translated from the coding sequence ATGAGGCAAATCGAGGAACTGCAAGGCCGCATAGCGGCCGCGATGGACAGAATCGGGACCGGATTGGGCGCTCTCGAGGCGGCTCAGAACGCGGCTCTGGGTGCGGCTGCACAAGACGATTTGACCCAGGCTTTGGACGATGAAAGACTCGCCAATGCTCAGCTCCAAGAGCGCCTGAAAACGCTAAAGGCGCAATTGGCGGATGTGGCACCGTCGGCGGATACGTCCGGGGATCTTGAGTCTTTGCAGGCCGAAGTTGAATTGCTGCGCAATGAAGTCGGAAATACCGCCGAAAAAGACGCCCTGAAGGCTGAAAACCAGCGGTTGACAGCTGATTTGGAAGCGGCGGGTAACACTGCAGCCGTGATGGCCGAAAGCAAAGCGGCGCTAGATGCCGAGGTCGCCGAACGGAACGCGGATATCACAGCGCTGCAAGCCCGGATCGCCGAGGCAGAGGGCGCGGCCAGTGAGGACGAAGACAGTGCGGATGCGGACAGTGCGGATGGCGGCTCTGCTGAGCTGCGCGCAGAAATTGAAGATTTGAAGGCGCAACTGCAAACCGCGCAGGGTGAATTGGCCGCGGCCCAACCCGCAGCTGCACTGGCGGATGGTGACGTCGGGTCCGACCACAGCGAAGAACTGGACCGGCAGAATGATATGCTGGTTCGGCTGGACACTGAATTGCAGCAGTTGCGCCACGCCAACGAAAGCCTGCGCAGCGCCAATACGGCCCTGCGTGAGGCCAATGCCGCCGGGGTTGGCGATGCGGATTTGATCAATACAGCGATGGAAGCCGAGATTGCAGGTCTGCGCGCCGCACAGGCCAGCGATCAGGCTCAGGTCAATGTGGTTCTGGCCAAGCTGGAACCGCTGTTGGCCCATGCGCGAAATCTACCAGAAGGGGAGGAAGTCTGA
- the grxD gene encoding Grx4 family monothiol glutaredoxin: protein MTDAKTRIDETVKANDVVLFMKGTKEMPQCGFSSKVAGVLNYIGIDYTDVNVLADEDIRAGIKDYSDWPTIPQLYVKGEFVGGCDIIVEMTLSGELDGMFDENGIAYDKEASNKIRESNA from the coding sequence ATGACTGACGCAAAAACCCGTATCGACGAAACCGTCAAAGCCAATGACGTGGTGCTGTTTATGAAAGGCACCAAAGAGATGCCGCAGTGTGGCTTCTCCTCCAAGGTCGCCGGTGTGCTGAACTACATCGGCATCGACTATACCGACGTCAACGTGCTGGCCGACGAAGACATCCGTGCCGGCATCAAGGATTACTCCGACTGGCCCACCATTCCGCAGCTCTACGTCAAGGGCGAATTTGTTGGCGGCTGCGACATCATCGTCGAGATGACCCTGTCCGGTGAGCTGGACGGTATGTTTGACGAAAATGGTATCGCCTATGACAAAGAGGCCTCCAACAAGATCCGCGAATCCAACGCCTGA
- the tkt gene encoding transketolase, whose product MDLTALRTANPEHWAKAAAIRALTLDAVAAANSGHSGMPMGMADVATVLFEKHLKFDASAPQWPDRDRFILSAGHGSMLIYSLLHLCGDAQVTLDQIKNFRQMGALTAGHPENFLLDAVETTTGPLGQGLANAVGFAMAEEMQRAQYGRKIVDHYTYVMAGDGCLMEGISQEAMGLAGRHSLGKLILFWDNNNITIDGTVELSDRTNQVQRFKASGWQVIEIDGHDPLAIDEAITAAKKSKKPSMIACKTHIALGHAAQDTSKGHGALTDADQMKAAKEAYGWTSGPFEVPADIKSQWEAIGSRGAADRTEWEGRFAEVSQQKQDRFNRAYAMDAPKKLSAVVKALKKQISEDLPKVATRKASEMALAVINPIMPETVGGSADLTGSNLTKTGDMGVFDLDNRKGRFVYWGIREHGMAAAMNGMALHGGIRPYSGTFFCFTDYARPSMRLAALSKIPTVFVMTHDSIGVGEDGPTHQPVEHLAICRATPNTYVFRPADAVETAEAWEIALTTKDTPSVLSLTRQGLPTVRTEHKLNNLTAKGAYVLAEATGKRQAILIATGSEVAIAMEAKAKLEAMGIGTRVVSMPCMELFAAQDEAYRRKVLPAGPVRVGIEAAMRAGGWDRWLMGERGQDKKAAFVGMDSFGASAPAGELYEKFGITADATAAKVKDLLG is encoded by the coding sequence GTGGACCTGACCGCCCTGCGTACTGCAAACCCCGAACATTGGGCCAAGGCTGCCGCCATCCGCGCCCTGACCCTTGATGCCGTTGCCGCTGCCAATTCGGGGCACTCTGGCATGCCGATGGGCATGGCTGACGTCGCTACCGTTTTGTTTGAAAAGCATCTAAAGTTTGATGCATCTGCGCCTCAGTGGCCCGACCGCGACCGGTTCATCCTGTCGGCTGGCCATGGCTCAATGCTGATTTATTCGCTGCTGCACCTCTGCGGCGATGCCCAGGTCACCCTGGACCAGATCAAGAATTTTCGCCAGATGGGTGCGCTGACTGCCGGTCACCCGGAAAATTTCCTGCTGGACGCGGTTGAAACCACCACTGGCCCGCTGGGTCAGGGTCTGGCCAACGCGGTTGGCTTTGCCATGGCGGAAGAAATGCAGCGGGCGCAGTATGGCCGCAAGATTGTCGACCACTACACCTATGTCATGGCCGGCGACGGTTGCCTGATGGAAGGCATCAGCCAAGAGGCCATGGGTCTGGCCGGGCGTCACAGCCTCGGCAAACTGATCCTGTTCTGGGACAACAACAACATCACCATCGACGGCACCGTCGAGCTGTCCGATCGTACCAATCAGGTGCAGCGCTTTAAGGCGTCTGGCTGGCAGGTCATTGAAATCGACGGCCACGATCCACTGGCCATCGACGAGGCAATCACTGCCGCCAAGAAATCGAAGAAACCTTCGATGATTGCCTGCAAAACCCATATCGCCCTTGGTCACGCCGCGCAGGACACCTCCAAAGGTCACGGCGCCTTGACCGACGCCGACCAGATGAAAGCGGCCAAAGAGGCCTATGGTTGGACCTCTGGTCCATTTGAAGTCCCTGCCGACATCAAATCCCAGTGGGAAGCCATTGGCAGCCGTGGCGCTGCGGATCGTACTGAGTGGGAGGGTCGCTTTGCTGAGGTTTCACAGCAGAAACAGGATCGCTTCAACCGTGCCTATGCAATGGACGCGCCGAAAAAGCTGTCGGCTGTTGTCAAAGCCCTGAAAAAGCAGATCAGCGAAGACCTGCCAAAGGTCGCCACCCGCAAGGCGTCAGAGATGGCGTTGGCGGTGATCAACCCGATCATGCCGGAAACCGTTGGTGGCTCGGCTGATCTGACTGGCTCAAACCTGACCAAGACCGGCGACATGGGCGTGTTCGACCTGGATAACCGCAAGGGTCGTTTTGTCTATTGGGGTATTCGCGAGCACGGCATGGCCGCCGCGATGAACGGTATGGCGCTGCACGGCGGCATTCGCCCCTACTCGGGCACCTTCTTCTGCTTCACCGACTATGCGCGCCCGTCGATGCGTCTGGCGGCCCTGTCAAAGATCCCAACTGTGTTTGTGATGACCCACGATTCAATTGGTGTGGGCGAAGATGGCCCAACCCACCAGCCGGTGGAGCATCTGGCGATCTGCCGCGCCACCCCGAACACCTATGTGTTCCGCCCAGCAGACGCGGTGGAAACAGCCGAGGCCTGGGAAATTGCTCTGACCACCAAAGACACGCCATCGGTTCTGTCGCTGACCCGTCAGGGCCTGCCGACTGTACGGACCGAGCACAAGCTGAACAACCTGACCGCCAAGGGCGCCTACGTGCTGGCCGAAGCGACGGGCAAGCGTCAGGCCATCTTGATCGCCACTGGCTCCGAAGTCGCAATCGCGATGGAGGCCAAAGCCAAGCTGGAGGCGATGGGCATCGGCACCCGTGTTGTTTCCATGCCCTGTATGGAGCTGTTTGCAGCCCAGGACGAAGCCTACCGCCGCAAAGTGCTGCCTGCAGGACCAGTTCGGGTTGGTATCGAAGCCGCCATGCGGGCCGGCGGCTGGGATCGCTGGTTGATGGGCGAGCGTGGCCAGGACAAGAAAGCCGCGTTTGTTGGCATGGATAGCTTTGGCGCCTCGGCCCCTGCGGGCGAGTTGTACGAGAAATTTGGCATCACAGCGGATGCGACTGCTGCCAAGGTCAAAGACCTGCTGGGCTAA
- the purL gene encoding phosphoribosylformylglycinamidine synthase subunit PurL, translated as MQEPAITSELIESHGLSPDEYERILEIIGRDPTYTELGIFSAMWNEHCSYKSSKKWLRTLPTTGPQVICGPGENAGIVDIGDGQCVVFKMESHNHPSYIEPYQGAATGVGGILRDVFTMGARPIASMNSLSFGEPAHHKTTQLVNGVVAGVGGYGNCFGVPCVGGEVRFHPAYNGNCLVNAFAAGLADSDKIFYSAASGIGMPVVYLGAKTGRDGVGGATMASAEFDDSIEDKRPTVQVGDPFTEKRLMEATLELMATGAVISIQDMGAAGLTCSAVEMGDKGKLGVKLNLEDVPQREENMTAYEMMLSESQERMLMVLNPELEAEARAVFVKWDLDFAIVGETISEDRFLILHNGEIKADLPLTTLAGSAPEYDRPWVATPAAEPLTDADVPTIDPIDGLKGLISSPNYAAKQWVYEQYDTTVMGDTARRPGAGSGLIRVHGTDKMLAFTSDVTPRYVKANPVEGGKQAVAEAYRNLTAVGATPLATTDNLNFGNPEKPEIMGQFVGAIQGIGEAVTALDMPIVSGNVSLYNETDGEGILPTPTIGAVGLIAAGEEPIIGEARDGHIALLVGETLGHLGQSALLAEIFNREDGDAPAVDLAAEKRNGEFIRANRDYIKACTDLADGGLALAAFEMAEEAGVGVQIDAADTPTLFGEDQARYLVACNFDQAEALMLTAGQAGVTLTTVGHFSGDTVKIGGSEAPLAELSAIYRSSFAAAVA; from the coding sequence ATGCAGGAACCAGCCATCACATCCGAACTGATTGAGAGCCACGGACTAAGCCCGGACGAATACGAGCGCATCCTGGAAATCATCGGACGCGATCCGACCTACACCGAGTTGGGCATCTTCTCGGCGATGTGGAACGAGCATTGTTCCTACAAATCCTCCAAAAAATGGCTGCGCACGCTGCCAACCACAGGTCCACAAGTCATCTGCGGCCCCGGCGAGAATGCAGGCATCGTCGATATCGGCGATGGCCAATGTGTGGTTTTCAAGATGGAAAGCCACAACCACCCCAGCTATATCGAGCCCTATCAAGGCGCCGCGACCGGCGTTGGCGGCATTCTGCGCGACGTATTCACCATGGGTGCGCGCCCCATCGCCTCGATGAACTCGCTGTCCTTTGGCGAACCTGCCCACCACAAGACCACCCAGCTGGTCAATGGCGTGGTGGCGGGCGTTGGCGGTTATGGCAATTGCTTTGGTGTGCCCTGCGTCGGCGGCGAAGTCCGCTTCCACCCCGCCTATAACGGCAACTGCCTGGTCAACGCCTTTGCCGCCGGGCTGGCAGACAGCGACAAGATTTTCTATTCAGCCGCCTCTGGCATCGGTATGCCAGTTGTCTACCTTGGCGCCAAAACAGGCCGCGACGGCGTTGGTGGTGCCACCATGGCCTCGGCTGAATTTGATGACAGCATCGAAGACAAGCGCCCCACCGTTCAGGTTGGCGACCCCTTCACCGAGAAACGCCTGATGGAAGCCACGCTTGAGCTGATGGCCACTGGGGCGGTGATCTCGATCCAGGACATGGGCGCTGCGGGTCTGACCTGCTCGGCTGTGGAAATGGGCGACAAGGGCAAGCTGGGCGTCAAGCTGAACCTGGAGGACGTGCCCCAGCGCGAAGAGAACATGACAGCCTATGAGATGATGCTGTCGGAATCTCAGGAACGCATGCTGATGGTGCTCAACCCCGAGCTGGAGGCCGAAGCCCGGGCGGTGTTTGTGAAATGGGATCTGGATTTTGCCATCGTTGGCGAAACCATATCCGAAGACCGCTTCCTGATCCTGCACAACGGCGAGATCAAGGCAGATCTGCCGCTGACCACTCTGGCGGGCTCGGCGCCTGAATATGACCGCCCCTGGGTTGCTACCCCCGCCGCTGAACCATTGACCGATGCGGACGTCCCCACCATTGACCCGATCGACGGGCTCAAAGGGCTGATCAGCTCGCCCAACTACGCCGCCAAACAGTGGGTCTATGAGCAGTATGACACCACCGTCATGGGCGACACCGCCCGCCGCCCCGGTGCCGGTTCCGGCCTGATCCGGGTGCATGGCACCGACAAGATGCTGGCCTTCACCTCGGATGTGACGCCGCGTTATGTCAAAGCCAACCCCGTTGAGGGTGGCAAACAGGCGGTGGCCGAGGCCTATCGTAACCTGACCGCCGTCGGTGCCACCCCGTTGGCCACCACCGACAACCTGAACTTTGGCAACCCGGAAAAGCCCGAAATCATGGGCCAGTTCGTCGGCGCTATTCAAGGAATCGGCGAAGCGGTTACTGCGCTGGACATGCCCATCGTTTCCGGCAACGTCTCACTTTACAATGAGACCGACGGAGAGGGCATTCTGCCAACCCCGACCATCGGAGCCGTTGGCCTGATTGCCGCCGGTGAAGAGCCGATCATTGGCGAGGCCCGCGACGGCCATATCGCCCTGCTGGTAGGTGAAACCCTTGGCCACCTGGGTCAGTCTGCCCTGCTGGCCGAGATCTTCAACCGCGAAGACGGCGACGCCCCGGCAGTGGATCTGGCTGCCGAAAAGCGTAACGGCGAGTTCATCCGCGCCAACCGGGACTATATCAAGGCCTGTACTGATCTGGCTGATGGTGGCCTGGCACTGGCGGCCTTTGAGATGGCAGAAGAGGCTGGAGTTGGGGTGCAAATTGACGCCGCCGACACCCCCACTTTGTTTGGTGAAGATCAGGCGCGCTATCTGGTGGCCTGCAATTTTGACCAGGCCGAGGCACTGATGTTGACTGCCGGGCAAGCTGGCGTGACCCTCACCACTGTTGGCCACTTTTCAGGCGACACGGTGAAGATCGGTGGCAGCGAGGCGCCGCTGGCTGAGCTGTCCGCCATTTACCGCAGCAGTTTTGCCGCAGCAGTGGCCTAG
- a CDS encoding cell division protein ZapA: protein MPELTIHIGGRDFEVSCQDGEQSFLQSAAKMLDDEAKVLSDQIGRMPEARMLLMAGLLLADKTAAVEDRIRIVETELAARDAELVSRDAELAELRAAPAPEPERIEIPVVPPQVTDTLSELATRAEAMAAQVEEKLAQ from the coding sequence ATGCCCGAGTTGACCATTCATATCGGCGGTCGTGATTTTGAAGTTTCCTGTCAGGATGGCGAGCAGAGCTTTTTGCAATCGGCAGCCAAAATGCTGGACGATGAGGCGAAGGTGTTATCGGATCAGATCGGCCGGATGCCCGAGGCCCGGATGCTACTGATGGCCGGCCTGCTGCTGGCGGATAAAACCGCGGCGGTTGAGGACCGGATCAGAATCGTCGAGACTGAGCTGGCGGCGCGGGATGCGGAGCTGGTCTCGCGGGACGCGGAACTGGCCGAGCTGCGGGCCGCGCCGGCCCCCGAGCCCGAGCGCATCGAGATTCCGGTGGTGCCGCCACAAGTCACCGATACGCTGAGCGAATTGGCCACCAGGGCCGAGGCAATGGCGGCGCAGGTCGAAGAAAAACTGGCACAGTAA
- a CDS encoding BolA/IbaG family iron-sulfur metabolism protein, producing the protein MAMIASDIEALIRESFPNAEITVMGDDGVHFSAQVIDESFRGKNRVQQQRAVMAALKGKMDGANGEIHALGLTTKAPE; encoded by the coding sequence ATGGCCATGATAGCCTCAGACATCGAAGCGCTGATCCGAGAAAGCTTCCCAAACGCCGAGATCACTGTGATGGGGGACGACGGGGTGCATTTCTCGGCCCAGGTGATCGACGAGAGCTTTCGGGGCAAGAACCGGGTGCAACAACAACGCGCGGTGATGGCGGCGCTCAAGGGCAAGATGGATGGCGCCAATGGCGAGATCCACGCCCTGGGTCTGACCACCAAAGCGCCTGAGTGA
- a CDS encoding mechanosensitive ion channel family protein gives MALPDPLTPEAIHEMVARMSDDQVRGLLLDRLDAVAAAQAAPTASKGMITVLEENWSAFYSPGLGAIEKLPVLFSKQGEALSNFRSSFGDKGLLKLFAFMAIAIGAGLAAEWIVKQISKRWQGAETAAEDATLWSALAFLARRFGRDILGLVAFYFALRLVGLALLSPAQLSFAGPFVTYLIWFPRLGAAISRFVLAPNRSDLRLVNIDDRWASYLHRNLIGLVLLAGFTLFIIGFDIANGIAIRETRIAFWLNTAVHIYVAWIFWTAREGLTQMMLGTDSDRSRFDVWVASAYPYFAISVAAITWTVVQLLSGHGYFKLLLTTPHYTTMFWLLLAPAIDTAIRGLVRHLLPPMIGKGAVAEAAYKATKRSYIKIGRVIAGLFVVLRVAEAWNLDLRNLAAAGVGERFAANSVEFIMTVATGYVIYELVSLYVNRKLAKEQTASGAVEGDLGGGEGGGAGGSRLTTVLPLALISAQSAIVVIFGLLAVGSLGIDITPLLAGAGILGLAIGFGAQKLVTDVVSGVFFLVDDAFRVGEYVEVGGTMGTVEKISIRSMQLRHHRGLVHTIPYGEIPKLTNFSRDWVIMKLMFTVPFDTDPNKVKKIFKRIGAEMISDPLYKDDFLEPFKSQGVFQFDDVGIVMRGKFMAKPGTQFTIRKEIYNRVRKEFEANGIEFARREVRVALPGLENSETLNQADKTAIAAAAGAAVQQQVEAKQAEAAKKSK, from the coding sequence GTGGCACTCCCAGATCCTTTGACCCCAGAGGCGATCCACGAAATGGTCGCCCGAATGTCGGATGATCAGGTTCGGGGATTATTGCTGGACCGGCTGGACGCCGTTGCCGCAGCTCAGGCCGCCCCAACGGCAAGCAAGGGAATGATCACAGTTCTGGAAGAAAACTGGAGCGCGTTTTATTCGCCCGGTCTGGGCGCCATTGAAAAGCTGCCGGTGTTGTTCAGTAAGCAGGGCGAGGCCCTCTCTAACTTCAGAAGCTCATTTGGCGATAAGGGTTTGCTGAAGTTATTTGCCTTCATGGCGATTGCCATTGGCGCCGGCCTCGCTGCCGAGTGGATCGTCAAGCAAATCTCGAAACGCTGGCAAGGGGCTGAAACCGCAGCTGAAGACGCCACGTTGTGGAGCGCGCTTGCCTTTTTGGCGCGCCGTTTTGGCCGCGACATCCTTGGTTTGGTTGCATTCTATTTTGCGCTTAGACTGGTGGGCCTCGCCCTCCTCAGCCCAGCCCAGCTGTCCTTTGCTGGCCCGTTTGTCACCTACTTGATCTGGTTCCCACGTCTGGGCGCCGCGATCTCGCGCTTTGTACTGGCACCAAATCGGTCTGACCTGCGACTGGTCAACATCGACGACCGCTGGGCCAGCTATCTGCACCGGAACCTGATTGGCCTGGTGCTTCTGGCTGGGTTTACCCTGTTCATCATTGGCTTTGATATCGCCAACGGCATTGCCATCCGTGAAACCCGGATTGCCTTTTGGCTCAACACCGCCGTGCACATCTACGTGGCATGGATATTCTGGACCGCCCGCGAAGGCCTGACCCAGATGATGCTGGGCACCGATTCGGATCGCAGCCGGTTTGATGTCTGGGTGGCCTCTGCTTATCCCTATTTTGCCATTTCAGTTGCCGCCATCACATGGACCGTTGTCCAGCTGCTGTCTGGCCATGGCTATTTCAAGTTGCTGCTGACAACCCCGCATTACACCACCATGTTCTGGCTACTGCTGGCACCGGCCATCGACACTGCCATCAGGGGTTTGGTGCGCCATCTGCTGCCTCCCATGATCGGCAAAGGCGCCGTCGCCGAGGCCGCCTATAAGGCCACCAAACGCAGCTACATCAAAATCGGTCGCGTTATTGCCGGCCTTTTTGTGGTGCTCAGGGTCGCCGAAGCCTGGAACCTGGATCTGCGCAATCTGGCTGCGGCCGGTGTTGGGGAACGGTTTGCCGCCAATTCGGTTGAGTTCATCATGACCGTTGCCACCGGTTATGTGATCTATGAACTGGTCTCGCTTTACGTCAACCGCAAGCTGGCCAAGGAACAAACAGCCAGCGGCGCGGTCGAAGGCGATCTGGGCGGCGGCGAAGGCGGCGGCGCAGGCGGGTCTCGTCTGACCACAGTCCTGCCGCTGGCGCTGATCAGCGCCCAATCTGCGATCGTGGTGATCTTTGGACTGCTGGCCGTTGGCAGCCTTGGCATCGACATCACGCCGCTGCTGGCGGGCGCCGGGATCCTTGGCCTTGCGATAGGCTTTGGCGCGCAGAAACTGGTCACCGATGTGGTGTCCGGCGTGTTTTTCCTGGTCGACGACGCCTTTCGCGTTGGCGAATATGTCGAGGTTGGCGGCACCATGGGCACCGTTGAGAAGATCTCTATTCGGTCGATGCAGCTGCGTCACCACCGTGGCTTGGTGCATACCATTCCCTACGGCGAGATCCCCAAGCTGACCAACTTCAGCCGCGACTGGGTGATCATGAAGCTGATGTTCACGGTGCCGTTTGATACCGACCCCAACAAGGTCAAAAAGATCTTCAAGAGGATCGGTGCCGAAATGATTTCAGACCCTCTGTACAAGGATGATTTCCTGGAGCCGTTCAAAAGCCAGGGGGTGTTTCAGTTTGATGATGTTGGCATCGTCATGCGGGGTAAGTTCATGGCCAAGCCCGGCACTCAATTCACCATTCGCAAGGAGATCTACAACCGGGTTCGCAAAGAATTCGAGGCCAACGGCATTGAATTCGCCCGCCGCGAGGTCCGCGTTGCCCTGCCTGGGCTGGAGAACAGTGAAACCCTGAACCAAGCGGATAAAACCGCAATTGCAGCTGCGGCAGGAGCAGCCGTTCAGCAGCAGGTCGAAGCCAAGCAGGCCGAGGCTGCAAAAAAGAGCAAGTGA